From a region of the Phragmites australis chromosome 21, lpPhrAust1.1, whole genome shotgun sequence genome:
- the LOC133903137 gene encoding BTB/POZ and MATH domain-containing protein 2-like, with translation MSFAGVSVVGEGQGSRSTSAITAAGASVTDSGYHLLVVDGYSRIKGDTPNGQCIESQQFIVGGCRWFIEYYPNGSESEKPGYMSFFLVLDEEDNIPEPMMVPYEFSFIDQWGYPCFMRRKDLERSKHLKNDSFTIRCDVIVPRDANTRSSCVVVSPTPGIQQHLGSLLLSGEGADVTFEVGGETFMAHRCVLAARSSVFKAELFGSMKESTTTRIIRIDDMETEVFKLLLSFIYTDSVPYDDDGDGDDDDDDENAVVMWQHLFVAADIYDLEKFWLICEENLCKYINTDTVATILALAEQHYCQGLKEACLDFLSSPEELQKVMVNDGLDQLTTSCPSILKELITKLVSLMLNNSK, from the exons ATGTCTTTCGCCGGTGTATCTGTCGTCGGCGAAGGCCAGGGTTCGCGTTCCACCTCGGCCATCACCGCCGCCGGCGCCTCCGTCACGGACAGCGGGTACCACCTGCTTGTGGTCGACGGGTACTCGCGCATCAAAGGCGACACCCCCAATGGCCAGTGCATAGAATCTCAACAATTCATTGTCGGAGGCTGTCGCTGGTTCATCGAGTACTACCCTAATGGCTCTGAGTCAGAAAAACCAGGCTACATGTCTTTCTTTCTCGTCCTCGATGAAGAAGATAATATTCCCGAGCCTATGATGGTTCCGTACGAGTTTAGCTTCATTGATCAG TGGGGCTACCCATGCTTCATGAGAAGAAAGGACTTGGAGCGATCGAAACATCTCAAGAACGACAGTTTCACGATAAGGTGCGACGTCATCGTCCCCAGGGATGCAAACACGCGTTCATCCTGTGTTGTGGTGTCACCAACGCCTGGTATTCAACAGCACCTCGGTAGTCTCCTCCTGTCCGGTGAGGGCGCCGACGTGACGTTTGAGGTCGGCGGTGAGACGTTCATGGCCCATCGCTGCGTGCTCGCTGCTCGGTCTTCTGTCTTCAAGGCCGAGCTCTTTGGCTCCATGAAGGAGAGCACAACCACGAGGATCATACGCATAGACGACATGGAAACAGAAGTGTTCAAGTTATTGCTTAGTTTCATCTACACTGACTCGGTGCCATatgacgacgacggcgacggcgacgacgacgacgacgacgaaaaTGCTGTAGTGATGTGGCAGCACTTGTTTGTGGCGGCAGATATATATGATCTCGAGAAGTTTTGGCTGATATGTGAAGAAAACTTGTGCAAATACATCAACACGGACACGGTGGCGACCATCCTTGCATTGGCTGAGCAACACTATTGCCAAGGGCTGAAGGAGGCATGCTTGGACTTCCTCAGCTCCCCAGAAGAACTGCAGAAGGTTATGGTGAATGACGGCTTGGATCAGCTGACTACCAGCTGCCCCTCTATCCTGAAAGAGCTCATCACCAAGCTTGTGTCGCTTATGCTTAATAACTCTAAGTAA